The genomic segment GACGCTTCCTGAAACAGAAACCGATGCTTTCTCTGCCTTTGAAAAATTGGCTTTTGTTCCTGGCAATTCTTATCAAAGCCTTGTAttcctttttatttgtctttttctagACTTAAAGTCATTACTCTGCTCAGATTAAAGAAGATGCTATAATTTTCTATGGGGTTAGCGAGATCAAAGAAAAAATTCTCCTTGAAGTTTGTTACTGGAACTGCCCATGCTGCAATGAACCTCAACCATTGTTCAAATGGAAGAGCTGAATATAGGGAGATTGTATAAAATAAAaggtacatacagtacatatatatgtacatatatatatatatatatatatatatatatatatatatacacatatatatatatatacacatatatatatataagatattaTCAAACACACCATGTTTTTAATTGTGATGTTTTGACATTAGTATTTTCATGCATATTTTGTAGGTCTGTGGATGTTGAATCTTAgggtaagaaaaataaaataaaatgtagtcATTCATTTTTagcctttttatatttttatggtgAAGTTACAGGATTTTTCATCACTGCACCTTCAGCCTACAAATATGGGAATCTGAGTATTATCTTCAAtttttaacaacaataataaacaagcTAGTTGTTCATTTTAGCCACGACAGCAGAGTGTtggtaatttcttttttttttctttttttttacatctaaAAAAGGCAAAGAGGCAAAGCCACTTTGGCTCAGACTATATCATTTATGTGAAAGGATATGTTGAGAGACATGTAAGGGTTTCGTTCGGCCATGCTCTGCAGATCACCACACTCGATCTTGACGTGAGGGAGACACAGATTGTCGACCGTCACTGCCCCCAGGGTGGAGGGACGAGGGTGGTGGCTGAGGTGGCTGGATGTCACCTTGGACCTCATGGTGAGGGTGTCCCAGGGCAGGTCTACTGAGTCTGGGGAGGTCCTGTCAATTGATGGGGGCATGCAAGGCAGGCCCCCAAAGTTGGAATGTGGCCCATACTTGAGAAGGTGCTCTAGGATCTGGCTGTCGTGCAGAGGCGTGCTGTAATTGAACTGAAATGGCGTCTGGTGCACAGGATAGGGCCTCTTCACTGTTGGGGTGACTGAGCTCAGTGGGGTCACTGTCGGCTTGCGGACCACCAGTGACAGTGCCTCCGTCTGGTCCTGTGGGCTTTGAGCCTCAGAGCTTTCATAGAACTCCAAAGCGCGGGGTTTGAGTGCAGCCTCCTCAGACTGGGGCTGCTCCTGGGTGGAGCCGGCCTGCTGGCTCTTCCTGTCTGCACCAATGCTCATCTGCATGTCTGGAGATGAGCACATGCACGGCTGAGGGGACAGGTCCAGCCCTGTGGAAGACACCTTCTTGAACACCCTATCCACACACTCATTAACAGCCCGGGAGAGCTCCTGCTTCAGGGTTTCCTGTAGGTTCTGACTTTCTCTTTGGTGCACCAGATAACCAACTACTTTCATTCTGTCCTTACACTCTGCAGACACCCTGCTGTTCTTCCTCTCAAAATCATCTTCAGCGCTTATGTAGCGTGACTCTGTGCTTTCTGCCAGGGTGTCGTGCTCAACAGCTATTTCTGTCTCATCTCTGTCGTTGTGCTCAGGATCGTCCTGGTTGTAAACTTGAAGGAACTTTTCCTGGAGCTGACGCAGAAGCCTTTGCATGCTGTGGAGCTGCTCTTTCAACTTGTGACACTCCTCGTCCTTGGTGCTACAGCTCTCACTATTGCTGCTTCCAGGTCTTCTGCTCGCTGGTCCTCCGACGCTGTGTTCCTGATGCTGTGGCAACCTCTGTTTGCGTTTGTTCTCCCTGTATGCCTCCCTGGCCTCCCTGGTGTCTCTGGCCTCTGTGTCAGACCTCTCACTGTCTCCATGCTGCTTGCCGTTGGGAGAGCCAGCCATGACCCTGATGATGTTTTCCACCCTGGCCCTCTTGGCCTGCAGGTGGTCAGTCATGGGATGCTCTCCATCCGGGCTGGTTCCTGCAGAGATGTGACCGCTGGGGGAGGCAgcctccactgtgctgtccttTGAGGAGACACTGCTCTGGTCCTCCTGGCCAGAGTCAGCGGCAGTGGAGCTAGAAAGGTAGAAATGGTTTTCATCTAGTGCCCTCTTGTTGTGGATTGTCTTGCGGAGGAGTTGAGAGATGATGGACCCGTTGGAGTATGAGGCCAGAGGCTCGTCATACATGTTTCTGCGGAAGCAAGGTAGCATGACATCAGGCTTGTCGTCCTCTATGCAGCCTTCACTAGAGTTGTGCATGTTCTGGTCAGGAAGACTGAGGTTCATGCTCACTAGGGCTTCAGCTCCACACGGTGATGAATCTGAGTTCAGTGAAATGCAAGAATctgaaaaaacataaacaattaaaaaaaaacacattttagaaaacaagataaaatataGCCCTTGTTTTTTAATCCTATATGTGTCATAATTTTATATTGATTATTGTATCttttacaaagtaaaaaaagcatcttaatgtttttgtttcttgtgcCTGTTTTTGAACAGTGGCATTCAAGTAAAATAAAGAAGATTAATTTGAGCACATCATTAATACTATTAGATACAACCTTCACAGGTAATTCTGCcattttgtttataaaactTGTGATTTTAATTTAGAATTGCTACATTAACAAGCAAATGTGGTACCACTATTACATATGATACAAAATCAAACACGTCTGCATTATTTTCAAGATCCTCAg from the Seriola aureovittata isolate HTS-2021-v1 ecotype China chromosome 13, ASM2101889v1, whole genome shotgun sequence genome contains:
- the prox2 gene encoding prospero homeobox protein 2, which encodes MNLSLPDQNMHNSSEGCIEDDKPDVMLPCFRRNMYDEPLASYSNGSIISQLLRKTIHNKRALDENHFYLSSSTAADSGQEDQSSVSSKDSTVEAASPSGHISAGTSPDGEHPMTDHLQAKRARVENIIRVMAGSPNGKQHGDSERSDTEARDTREAREAYRENKRKQRLPQHQEHSVGGPASRRPGSSNSESCSTKDEECHKLKEQLHSMQRLLRQLQEKFLQVYNQDDPEHNDRDETEIAVEHDTLAESTESRYISAEDDFERKNSRVSAECKDRMKVVGYLVHQRESQNLQETLKQELSRAVNECVDRVFKKVSSTGLDLSPQPCMCSSPDMQMSIGADRKSQQAGSTQEQPQSEEAALKPRALEFYESSEAQSPQDQTEALSLVVRKPTVTPLSSVTPTVKRPYPVHQTPFQFNYSTPLHDSQILEHLLKYGPHSNFGGLPCMPPSIDRTSPDSVDLPWDTLTMRSKVTSSHLSHHPRPSTLGAVTVDNLCLPHVKIECGDLQSMAERNPYMSLNIQEGLTPSHLKKAKLMFFYTRYPSSNVLKTFFPDVKFNRCITSQLIKWFSNFREFYYIQMEKFARQAIVDGISEVKDITVSRDSELFRALNMHYNKANDFHVPDRFLEVAEITLHEFYNAISSAKDSDPSWKKAIYKVICKLDSDVPEEFKTSSYL